From Litorilinea aerophila:
GTCCCATGGAGCGAGAAATCTACGTGCCCCCCATGCAGCCGGGCCAGATCCCGGCCCCCAGCCGGGAGATCTACGGGCTCATGGGGGAAGAAAACATCTTTGCCATGTTGGAGGATTTTTACCGGGAGCTGGAGCAGTCGTCCATTCGTGCCATGTTCCCAGAGGACATGGTGGCCGCGTCCCGCAAGTCGGCCGCCTTTTTCGTAGGCCTGTTGGGCGGACCGCCCCTCTACCATCAGCGCTACGGCCCGCCCCGGATGCGGGCCCGCCACATGCCCTTCGTCATCGACGAGGCGGCCCGGCAGGAATGGCTGGCCTGTTTCGACCGGGTGCTGGCCCGGGCGGTGGAGAAGTACAACTTCCCGCCCCAACATCTGCCGGGCTTCCGGGCCTTTCTGGAAGGGTTCTCGGCGTGGATGGTGAACAGCCGTTGAGGGCCGGACAACATGAACACTGGCCGGTGGCAATTGCCACCGGCCAGTTTGTTTACCGGGTCGCCTCTTTCCCATTCCTCTTTCCCGTTACCGGGTGGTCCAGACGGGTTCGGGGTGGATGTCGGGCTCGGGGCGGGGGCCGGGGTCAGGGCGGCCGCTGCCCTCCAGGCGGCTGATGGCCCGGACGGTCATGTCCTGTTC
This genomic window contains:
- a CDS encoding globin domain-containing protein; the encoded protein is MEREIYVPPMQPGQIPAPSREIYGLMGEENIFAMLEDFYRELEQSSIRAMFPEDMVAASRKSAAFFVGLLGGPPLYHQRYGPPRMRARHMPFVIDEAARQEWLACFDRVLARAVEKYNFPPQHLPGFRAFLEGFSAWMVNSR